In the genome of bacterium, the window CCAACCTGCCCACCCAGCTCTGGGTCGCGGCCCGGGCGATCGAGAGCGTTTCCCTCCTTGGCGCCACATTTCTGCTCGGACGGCGTCTGCGGCCATGGCCGCTGGTCCTGACCTGCGCCGTGGTGTCCGGCCTTCTGCTGCTCAGCATTTTCAGCGGCCATTTCCCGGACTGTTTCCGGGAAGGCCAGGGCCTGACCCTGTTCAAAATCACTCTGGAGTACGCGTTCTGCGTCCTGCTCGCCGTCACCCTGTTGCGCTTATACAGGCTGCGCGCCAATTTCAGTTCCACCGTCTTCAGACTCGTGGCCTGGTCCCTGGTCAGCAGCATCGCCAGCGAGCTGAGTTTCACCCTCTACGCCGATCCCTACGGCCTGTTCAACATGATCGGCCACCTGCTTAAAATCCTCTCCTTCTACCTGGTCTACCGGGCGGTGATCTTCACCGGGTTGCAGCGCCCCGTGGAGCTGCTGTTCCATCGCCTCAGCCGGCAGCAGGACTCCCTGCGCCGCAGCGAGGCCGCCCTGTCCGAGGCCCAGCACATGGCGCACCTGGGGAACTGGAGTTGGGACCTGGCCACGGGCCGTGTGCTCTGGTCGGACGAGGTCTACAACATCCTCGGCCTGGATCCGGCGGAGCACCAGCCCAGACGCGAATGGATCGACTACATCCACCCCGGGGACCGCGATATGATTCAGGCCGCCGTGGAGCAGGCCATTTCCGAGGGTGACAGCTACGACCTCGAGGTCTGCATGCTCCATTCCGACGGCACGCCCCGGCATGTCCGCGCCATCGGCCGGCTGGATTACGATCCGCTGGGCTGTCCCTCACGCCTGGTGGGGGTCCTGCTCGACATCCACGCCGCCAAGCTCGCTGCGGTCGAGCGCGACAAACTGATCTCCGAGCTGGAGACCGCCCTGGCCAATGTGCACACCCTGTCGGGCATGCTGCCGATCTGCTGCTCCTGCAAGAAAATCCGCGATGACTCGGGCTACTGGCGCCAGGTTGAGGAGTACATCAGCGCACATTCCGACGCCGATTTCACCCACGGCCTCTGCCCGGAGTGTCACGCCAAAGCCATGCGCGAGATGGAAGCCACTTTCCAATTCCCGGTGGACCCGCCTGAAGCACCCGCTTGATCCCGGCCCTGCCGCGGCCGAGAGGGGGATAAAAAAAGGGACAGCCCC includes:
- a CDS encoding PAS domain-containing protein, which codes for MAEPKTEDLRHSLAGKLKIAAVVLTILVLGVFVSQRNYLLFHLLAELFSVVVAAGIFMFAWNSRQVSENGFVLLLGLAYLFVGLFDLLHALSFKGMHIMAVSGSNLPTQLWVAARAIESVSLLGATFLLGRRLRPWPLVLTCAVVSGLLLLSIFSGHFPDCFREGQGLTLFKITLEYAFCVLLAVTLLRLYRLRANFSSTVFRLVAWSLVSSIASELSFTLYADPYGLFNMIGHLLKILSFYLVYRAVIFTGLQRPVELLFHRLSRQQDSLRRSEAALSEAQHMAHLGNWSWDLATGRVLWSDEVYNILGLDPAEHQPRREWIDYIHPGDRDMIQAAVEQAISEGDSYDLEVCMLHSDGTPRHVRAIGRLDYDPLGCPSRLVGVLLDIHAAKLAAVERDKLISELETALANVHTLSGMLPICCSCKKIRDDSGYWRQVEEYISAHSDADFTHGLCPECHAKAMREMEATFQFPVDPPEAPA